From a region of the Eulemur rufifrons isolate Redbay chromosome 7, OSU_ERuf_1, whole genome shotgun sequence genome:
- the LCA5L gene encoding lebercilin-like protein isoform X2: METNEHPCADHFDSQKEISVGKKHTSNASVFNSQINMITQRRDATAHRILSARLHKIKELRNELADIHRKSEAIIIENQFLKQLQLRHLKAIGKYENSKNNLPQIMVNHQNEVKNLRQLLRKSQEKERTVSRKLRETDNELLRTKDALQALQKLSEDKNLAEREELTQRLSILTTKMEANDKKIQSLEKQLRLNSRAFSRQLAIENRKILGAQTATKTLQVEVKRLQQKLKEKDRELEIKNIYTNRILKNLYDKEDYPKVSSTKSVQADRKSSSFTSMRHQETQKSDDVPSLTTKGKKATGNSGYKDKSTEINHEISQYISKLLKQEDSKRKHEGLSKKEHLKVQAPLETTGRQKEKKEDQEKKTIVMKEQELPPKRIQVIHPEREGSQEDDRVKDKLKRTDQTDDMNEIPDKYAVPCAKIPFRQRKHYSFTATIENLHHGLPTSGVPAHAGSARGNHGTSKHGTQTEEMKQEHSVSGYEPSFGKSSRMKAKDTTFRDKKSSLMEELFGSGYVLKNDQSSRAVTKGSEETLKSKETQHLPPAQASANNAFGDSKVTVVNSIKSSSPTEGKRKIII, encoded by the exons GCCAGAAGGAAATCTCAGTTGGAAAAAAGCACACCTCGAATGCCTCAGTTTTTAATTCTCAAATCAATATGATTACCCAAAGAAGAGATGCTACGGCTCATCGAATACTCTCAGCACGGCTTCATAAGATTAAAGAACTAAGAAATGAATTAGCTGATATACATCGGAAATCGGAAGCCATCATCATAGAAAACCAATTTTTGAAACAACTTCAGCTTAGGCACTTGAAAGCTATAGGAAAATATGAGAATTCAAAAAATAATCTCCCTCAAATTATGGTTAACCATcagaatgaagtaaaaaatttaaGGCAACTACTTAGGAAAtcccaggaaaaggaaagaactgTATCTAGGAAACTTAGAGAGACTGACAACGAGTTACTGAGGACTAAAGATGCCTTGCAGGCACTGCAGAAACTTTCTGAAGACAAAAATCTTGCAGAAAGGGAAGAACTCACTCAAAGATTATCTATTCTTACGACAAAAATGGaggcaaatgacaaaaaaatacaG AGCTTGGAAAAACAACTGAGGTTGAACAGTAGAGCCTTTAGTAGGCAGTTGGCTATTGAAAACCGGAAGATTTTAGGAGCTCAAACAGCTACCAAGACTCTGCAAGTGGAAGTAAAACGCCTCCAACAAAAACTTAag GAGAAGGATCGTGagcttgaaattaaaaacatctatACTAATcgaatacttaaaaatttatatgataaAGAAGATTATCCAAAAG tttcttcaacaaaatcAGTACAAGCAGACAGAAAAAGTTCGTCATTTACAAGTATGAGACACCAGGAAACCCAAAAATCAGATGATGTTCCATCTTTGACAACTAAG GGTAAAAAGGCAACAGGAAACAGTGGTTATAAAGACAAATCAACTGAAATAAACCATGAAATTTCTCAGTATATCAGTAAACTACTAAAGCAAGAGGATTCTAAGAGAAAACATGAAG gtttatcaaagaaagaacatttgaaagTACAAGCACCTCTGGAGACTACtggaagacaaaaagagaaaaaggaagatcaAGAAAAGAAGACCATTGTAATGAAAGAACAAGAGCTACCACCAAAAAGAATTCAGGTAATTCATCCTGAAAGAGAAGGCAGTCAAGAAGATGACAGAGTGAAAGACAAGCTTAAAAGAACTGACCAAACAGATGACATGAATGAGATACCTGATAAATATGCTGTTCCATGTGCCAAAATACCCTTCAGACAGCGAAAGCATTACTCGTTCACGGCAACGATTGAGAACTTGCATCACGGGCTTCCTACCTCAGGTGTGCCAGCCCACGCAGGCAGCGCGAGAGGCAACCACGGCACAAGCAAACATGGCACTCAGACGGAAGAAATGAAGCAAGAACATTCCGTTAGCGGCTATGAACCCTCTTTTGGTAAGTCTTCCAGAATGAAAGCAAAAGATACAACTTTCAGAGATAAGAAAAGCAGCCTAATGGAAGAACTTTTTGGATCAGGCTATGTCTTAAAAAATGACCAGTCAAGTCGTGCTGTTACAAAAGGATCTGAGGAGACTTTGAAAAGCAAGGAGACGCAGCATCTACCTCCTGCTCAGGCCTCCGCCAACAATGCTTTCGGAGACTCTAAAGTGACTGTGGTAAATTCTATTAAGTCATCTTCACCTacagaaggcaaaagaaaaataattatttaa
- the LCA5L gene encoding lebercilin-like protein isoform X3, with protein MITQRRDATAHRILSARLHKIKELRNELADIHRKSEAIIIENQFLKQLQLRHLKAIGKYENSKNNLPQIMVNHQNEVKNLRQLLRKSQEKERTVSRKLRETDNELLRTKDALQALQKLSEDKNLAEREELTQRLSILTTKMEANDKKIQSLEKQLRLNSRAFSRQLAIENRKILGAQTATKTLQVEVKRLQQKLKEKDRELEIKNIYTNRILKNLYDKEDYPKVSSTKSVQADRKSSSFTSMRHQETQKSDDVPSLTTKGKKATGNSGYKDKSTEINHEISQYISKLLKQEDSKRKHEGLSKKEHLKVQAPLETTGRQKEKKEDQEKKTIVMKEQELPPKRIQVIHPEREGSQEDDRVKDKLKRTDQTDDMNEIPDKYAVPCAKIPFRQRKHYSFTATIENLHHGLPTSGVPAHAGSARGNHGTSKHGTQTEEMKQEHSVSGYEPSFGKSSRMKAKDTTFRDKKSSLMEELFGSGYVLKNDQSSRAVTKGSEETLKSKETQHLPPAQASANNAFGDSKVTVVNSIKSSSPTEGKRKIII; from the exons ATGATTACCCAAAGAAGAGATGCTACGGCTCATCGAATACTCTCAGCACGGCTTCATAAGATTAAAGAACTAAGAAATGAATTAGCTGATATACATCGGAAATCGGAAGCCATCATCATAGAAAACCAATTTTTGAAACAACTTCAGCTTAGGCACTTGAAAGCTATAGGAAAATATGAGAATTCAAAAAATAATCTCCCTCAAATTATGGTTAACCATcagaatgaagtaaaaaatttaaGGCAACTACTTAGGAAAtcccaggaaaaggaaagaactgTATCTAGGAAACTTAGAGAGACTGACAACGAGTTACTGAGGACTAAAGATGCCTTGCAGGCACTGCAGAAACTTTCTGAAGACAAAAATCTTGCAGAAAGGGAAGAACTCACTCAAAGATTATCTATTCTTACGACAAAAATGGaggcaaatgacaaaaaaatacaG AGCTTGGAAAAACAACTGAGGTTGAACAGTAGAGCCTTTAGTAGGCAGTTGGCTATTGAAAACCGGAAGATTTTAGGAGCTCAAACAGCTACCAAGACTCTGCAAGTGGAAGTAAAACGCCTCCAACAAAAACTTAag GAGAAGGATCGTGagcttgaaattaaaaacatctatACTAATcgaatacttaaaaatttatatgataaAGAAGATTATCCAAAAG tttcttcaacaaaatcAGTACAAGCAGACAGAAAAAGTTCGTCATTTACAAGTATGAGACACCAGGAAACCCAAAAATCAGATGATGTTCCATCTTTGACAACTAAG GGTAAAAAGGCAACAGGAAACAGTGGTTATAAAGACAAATCAACTGAAATAAACCATGAAATTTCTCAGTATATCAGTAAACTACTAAAGCAAGAGGATTCTAAGAGAAAACATGAAG gtttatcaaagaaagaacatttgaaagTACAAGCACCTCTGGAGACTACtggaagacaaaaagagaaaaaggaagatcaAGAAAAGAAGACCATTGTAATGAAAGAACAAGAGCTACCACCAAAAAGAATTCAGGTAATTCATCCTGAAAGAGAAGGCAGTCAAGAAGATGACAGAGTGAAAGACAAGCTTAAAAGAACTGACCAAACAGATGACATGAATGAGATACCTGATAAATATGCTGTTCCATGTGCCAAAATACCCTTCAGACAGCGAAAGCATTACTCGTTCACGGCAACGATTGAGAACTTGCATCACGGGCTTCCTACCTCAGGTGTGCCAGCCCACGCAGGCAGCGCGAGAGGCAACCACGGCACAAGCAAACATGGCACTCAGACGGAAGAAATGAAGCAAGAACATTCCGTTAGCGGCTATGAACCCTCTTTTGGTAAGTCTTCCAGAATGAAAGCAAAAGATACAACTTTCAGAGATAAGAAAAGCAGCCTAATGGAAGAACTTTTTGGATCAGGCTATGTCTTAAAAAATGACCAGTCAAGTCGTGCTGTTACAAAAGGATCTGAGGAGACTTTGAAAAGCAAGGAGACGCAGCATCTACCTCCTGCTCAGGCCTCCGCCAACAATGCTTTCGGAGACTCTAAAGTGACTGTGGTAAATTCTATTAAGTCATCTTCACCTacagaaggcaaaagaaaaataattatttaa
- the LCA5L gene encoding lebercilin-like protein isoform X1, translating into MSLADATKTNIDEHFPSVALENNRKSAECKRSPGTGDFSRNSNASDKSVDYSRSQCSCRSLTSQYDYSEDFLSDGSETAITRNYLEQPVVKENKEEKKKYNVSKISQPPGQKEISVGKKHTSNASVFNSQINMITQRRDATAHRILSARLHKIKELRNELADIHRKSEAIIIENQFLKQLQLRHLKAIGKYENSKNNLPQIMVNHQNEVKNLRQLLRKSQEKERTVSRKLRETDNELLRTKDALQALQKLSEDKNLAEREELTQRLSILTTKMEANDKKIQSLEKQLRLNSRAFSRQLAIENRKILGAQTATKTLQVEVKRLQQKLKEKDRELEIKNIYTNRILKNLYDKEDYPKVSSTKSVQADRKSSSFTSMRHQETQKSDDVPSLTTKGKKATGNSGYKDKSTEINHEISQYISKLLKQEDSKRKHEGLSKKEHLKVQAPLETTGRQKEKKEDQEKKTIVMKEQELPPKRIQVIHPEREGSQEDDRVKDKLKRTDQTDDMNEIPDKYAVPCAKIPFRQRKHYSFTATIENLHHGLPTSGVPAHAGSARGNHGTSKHGTQTEEMKQEHSVSGYEPSFGKSSRMKAKDTTFRDKKSSLMEELFGSGYVLKNDQSSRAVTKGSEETLKSKETQHLPPAQASANNAFGDSKVTVVNSIKSSSPTEGKRKIII; encoded by the exons ATGTCTTTGGCtgatgcaacaaaaacaaacatagatGAACATTTCCCCAGTGTGGCATTAGAAAACAACAGGAAGTCTGCAGAATGCAAGAGAAGCCCAGGCACAGGTGATTTTTCAAGGAACAGTAATGCTTCTGATAAGAGTGTTGATTATAGCAGATCCCAGTGCTCCTGCAGAAGTTTAACTTCTCAATATGATTATTCAGAAGACTTTCTCTCGGATGGTTCAGAAACTGCCATTACTAGAAATTATTTAGAGCAGCCTGtggtaaaagaaaataaggaggagaagaaaaagtataATGTTTCTAAAATCTCCCAACCTCCAG GCCAGAAGGAAATCTCAGTTGGAAAAAAGCACACCTCGAATGCCTCAGTTTTTAATTCTCAAATCAATATGATTACCCAAAGAAGAGATGCTACGGCTCATCGAATACTCTCAGCACGGCTTCATAAGATTAAAGAACTAAGAAATGAATTAGCTGATATACATCGGAAATCGGAAGCCATCATCATAGAAAACCAATTTTTGAAACAACTTCAGCTTAGGCACTTGAAAGCTATAGGAAAATATGAGAATTCAAAAAATAATCTCCCTCAAATTATGGTTAACCATcagaatgaagtaaaaaatttaaGGCAACTACTTAGGAAAtcccaggaaaaggaaagaactgTATCTAGGAAACTTAGAGAGACTGACAACGAGTTACTGAGGACTAAAGATGCCTTGCAGGCACTGCAGAAACTTTCTGAAGACAAAAATCTTGCAGAAAGGGAAGAACTCACTCAAAGATTATCTATTCTTACGACAAAAATGGaggcaaatgacaaaaaaatacaG AGCTTGGAAAAACAACTGAGGTTGAACAGTAGAGCCTTTAGTAGGCAGTTGGCTATTGAAAACCGGAAGATTTTAGGAGCTCAAACAGCTACCAAGACTCTGCAAGTGGAAGTAAAACGCCTCCAACAAAAACTTAag GAGAAGGATCGTGagcttgaaattaaaaacatctatACTAATcgaatacttaaaaatttatatgataaAGAAGATTATCCAAAAG tttcttcaacaaaatcAGTACAAGCAGACAGAAAAAGTTCGTCATTTACAAGTATGAGACACCAGGAAACCCAAAAATCAGATGATGTTCCATCTTTGACAACTAAG GGTAAAAAGGCAACAGGAAACAGTGGTTATAAAGACAAATCAACTGAAATAAACCATGAAATTTCTCAGTATATCAGTAAACTACTAAAGCAAGAGGATTCTAAGAGAAAACATGAAG gtttatcaaagaaagaacatttgaaagTACAAGCACCTCTGGAGACTACtggaagacaaaaagagaaaaaggaagatcaAGAAAAGAAGACCATTGTAATGAAAGAACAAGAGCTACCACCAAAAAGAATTCAGGTAATTCATCCTGAAAGAGAAGGCAGTCAAGAAGATGACAGAGTGAAAGACAAGCTTAAAAGAACTGACCAAACAGATGACATGAATGAGATACCTGATAAATATGCTGTTCCATGTGCCAAAATACCCTTCAGACAGCGAAAGCATTACTCGTTCACGGCAACGATTGAGAACTTGCATCACGGGCTTCCTACCTCAGGTGTGCCAGCCCACGCAGGCAGCGCGAGAGGCAACCACGGCACAAGCAAACATGGCACTCAGACGGAAGAAATGAAGCAAGAACATTCCGTTAGCGGCTATGAACCCTCTTTTGGTAAGTCTTCCAGAATGAAAGCAAAAGATACAACTTTCAGAGATAAGAAAAGCAGCCTAATGGAAGAACTTTTTGGATCAGGCTATGTCTTAAAAAATGACCAGTCAAGTCGTGCTGTTACAAAAGGATCTGAGGAGACTTTGAAAAGCAAGGAGACGCAGCATCTACCTCCTGCTCAGGCCTCCGCCAACAATGCTTTCGGAGACTCTAAAGTGACTGTGGTAAATTCTATTAAGTCATCTTCACCTacagaaggcaaaagaaaaataattatttaa